CCGCCCTGGCCTCCTACCTGGATGCCCGCGCCGTCGATGGCCACTGGCTGCTGCGCATGGAAGACCTGGACCCGCCCCGCGAAGTGCCCGGCGCCCAGGATGCGATCCTGCGAACCCTGGAAAGCTACGGCTTGCACTGGGACGGCGAACTGGTGCGACAGAGCGCGCGGCATGCCGAGTACGAGGCGCTGATCCAGCGCCTGCTCGCGTCCGGCCTGGCCTATGCCTGCACCTGTTCACGCAAGCAACTGGAGGGCTATCAGGGGGTCTATCCGGGCTTCTGCCGCGACGCCGGCCATGCGCCGCAGGACGCGGCGATCCGCCTGCGGGTGCCGCAGCTGAGCTACGGTTTCACCGACCGCGTGCAGGGCGCGTATCACCAGCACCTGGGCCATGAGGTGGGGGACTTCGTCATTCGCCGCCGCGACGGGCTGTACGCCTACCAGTTGGCGGTGGTGCTCGACGATGCCTGGCAAGGCGTCACCGACGTGGTGCGTGGCGCCGACCTGCTGGACTCCACCCCGCGCCAGCTGTACCTGCAGGAGCTGCTCGGCGCGGCCCAGCCACGCTACCTGCACGTACCGCTGATCATCCAGCCGGACGGCCACAAGCTGGGCAAGTCCTACCGCTCCCCGCCCCTGCCCGCCGACCGGGCCGCGCCGCTGCTGGTGCGCGCCCTGCATGCCCTGGGCCAGGCCGTGCCGGCGGAACTCGAGGGCGCGCGCCCCGAGCAGCTGCTGGCCTGGGCCAGTCAGCACTGGGTTCCCGGGCGCATCCCCCACAGCCGCACCCTGGCCGAGGCGCAGCTGCGCTAAGCCCTGGACCTAGATCTCTGGCTGCAACTGCGCCTCGTCACGCGCCAATTCTGCTTC
The genomic region above belongs to Pseudomonas benzenivorans and contains:
- the gluQRS gene encoding tRNA glutamyl-Q(34) synthetase GluQRS gives rise to the protein MNAPRYIGRFAPTPSGYLHFGSLVAALASYLDARAVDGHWLLRMEDLDPPREVPGAQDAILRTLESYGLHWDGELVRQSARHAEYEALIQRLLASGLAYACTCSRKQLEGYQGVYPGFCRDAGHAPQDAAIRLRVPQLSYGFTDRVQGAYHQHLGHEVGDFVIRRRDGLYAYQLAVVLDDAWQGVTDVVRGADLLDSTPRQLYLQELLGAAQPRYLHVPLIIQPDGHKLGKSYRSPPLPADRAAPLLVRALHALGQAVPAELEGARPEQLLAWASQHWVPGRIPHSRTLAEAQLR